The Pseudarthrobacter sp. NS4 genome includes a window with the following:
- the rlmB gene encoding 23S rRNA (guanosine(2251)-2'-O)-methyltransferase RlmB — translation MANNGRRSVKAKKGPTIGTGGHGRKALEGKGPTPKAEDRPYHKAHKSKQLAERSAAKRGTGARSAGAAKSGPKGRATEEVVTGRNSVVEALRAGIPAKALHIAIRIEMDDRVKESLKLAAERGIPLLETGKPELDRMTDDAIHQGLVLQIPPYDYADAYELAEETVDKWKKGHIGNAPLFVALDGITDPRNLGAIIRSVSAFSGHGVIVPERRSVGVTASAWKTSAGAAVRVPVARASNLNSALKQFKNMGIFVLGLDGDGDVSLPDLTLATEPVCIVVGSEGKGLSRLVRENCDQIVSIPIDSAMESLNASMAVGISLYEVSRQRATT, via the coding sequence ATGGCCAACAATGGTCGCCGATCGGTTAAAGCGAAGAAGGGCCCAACCATCGGAACCGGTGGCCATGGCCGCAAGGCCCTCGAGGGCAAGGGTCCTACGCCCAAGGCAGAGGACCGGCCGTACCACAAGGCGCACAAGTCCAAGCAGCTCGCTGAGCGGTCTGCCGCCAAGCGCGGCACCGGTGCCCGCAGCGCCGGAGCAGCGAAATCCGGTCCCAAGGGGCGCGCCACCGAGGAAGTGGTTACCGGCCGTAACTCCGTAGTGGAGGCACTCCGCGCCGGCATCCCCGCCAAGGCGCTGCACATCGCCATCCGGATCGAGATGGACGACCGGGTCAAGGAATCCCTGAAGCTCGCGGCCGAGCGTGGCATCCCGCTGCTGGAAACCGGCAAGCCCGAACTGGACCGGATGACCGATGACGCCATCCACCAGGGTCTTGTCCTGCAGATCCCGCCCTATGACTACGCGGACGCCTACGAACTGGCAGAAGAAACGGTCGATAAGTGGAAGAAGGGGCATATCGGCAACGCACCGCTGTTCGTCGCCCTCGACGGCATCACCGATCCCCGCAACCTTGGCGCCATTATCCGTTCAGTGTCCGCCTTTAGCGGCCACGGCGTCATCGTCCCTGAACGCCGCTCCGTGGGTGTCACGGCGTCGGCATGGAAGACGAGTGCCGGTGCAGCTGTCCGCGTCCCCGTGGCACGGGCCTCCAACCTCAACAGCGCCCTGAAGCAGTTCAAGAACATGGGCATTTTTGTCCTGGGACTGGACGGCGACGGGGACGTTTCGTTGCCGGACCTCACACTTGCCACGGAACCCGTATGCATCGTGGTGGGTTCAGAGGGCAAGGGCCTGAGCCGCCTGGTCCGCGAAAACTGCGATCAGATTGTTTCGATCCCCATCGACTCGGCAATGGAATCCCTGAACGCCTCCATGGCGGTGGGCATCTCCCTGTATGAGGTCTCGCGCCAGCGCGCCACCACATAG
- the ispF gene encoding 2-C-methyl-D-erythritol 2,4-cyclodiphosphate synthase, with product MIVPRTGIGLDVHAYASEDASRPLWLGGILWPGERGLSGHSDGDPVAHAAADALFSAAGIGDLGTHFGTDRPEFAGASGVTLLAEAARIVRAAGFEIGNVAVQFVANRPKFGPRREESQQVLSDAADAPVSVTATTSDGLGFPGRGEGISAVATALVYPRPSSGIG from the coding sequence ATGATCGTCCCCCGTACCGGAATAGGCCTGGATGTCCACGCCTACGCCTCCGAGGATGCGTCACGCCCCTTGTGGCTGGGCGGAATCCTGTGGCCGGGGGAGCGCGGACTCTCCGGGCACTCGGACGGTGACCCGGTGGCCCACGCCGCCGCCGACGCCCTGTTCTCAGCGGCCGGAATCGGCGACCTGGGCACCCACTTCGGCACGGACAGGCCTGAATTCGCCGGGGCTTCCGGAGTGACCCTCCTGGCCGAAGCTGCACGCATCGTCCGGGCTGCCGGCTTCGAGATCGGCAACGTGGCAGTCCAGTTCGTAGCGAACCGGCCCAAGTTCGGCCCCCGCCGCGAGGAATCGCAGCAGGTCCTGAGCGACGCGGCAGATGCCCCTGTCAGCGTCACCGCAACCACCAGCGACGGCCTGGGGTTTCCGGGACGCGGTGAAGGCATCTCCGCAGTCGCCACCGCGCTGGTGTACCCGCGGCCCTCCAGCGGCATCGGCTAA
- the glgX gene encoding glycogen debranching protein GlgX, with the protein MVMPLFDTASTMDASRAVPLGVSVPRVDSGGTRHAAGGRANVACYAPGVPTLEIVYIAPGGDWRVQALPNVTHGVHHGIVEDLPYGSRYGFRPAAPEQAFPLAVPTKDIDDDGGQPLLLDPYGRAVDQRDGFLTSVRMASDFDWGRDERLRLQWRNTIIYETHVRGQSMLHPDVPEELRGTYAGMAHPAIVEHLKALGVTSVQLLPVHFHLDEPHLQDLGLTNYWGYNTAAFFAPHPAYATRTAQTAGPEAVQDEFKGMVKVLHAAGLEVILDVVYNHTAEGGPHGHTVSFRGLGEETYYRTDGHGKYLDTTGCGNSLNFGEPRVVQMVLDSLRYWVDEFHIDGFRFDLAVTLCRNAANEFDPRHPFLVALAADPVLSDVKLIAEPWDVGYGGWQTGRFPGGWVDWNDHFRDSLRSFWLADRAALESGGQGGSVAKLADSLSGSAALFQASGRSRLASLNYITSHDGFTLNDLVSFDRKHNEDNGEQNRDGHGDNRSYNHGVEGPTEDGDILASRAQSRRNLMASLMISLGVPMITAGDELARTQQGNNNAYCQDNAITWVDWTRTPESHEMLRSTKRYIRLRKEFLAAQPHDFPVRDEQSYLYWFDQCGKPMSMERWNDPQHRVMQLLLGTDDGALAGLVVVNGSTTDVQVTLPRVTAEGTAPRMFELRLTTSPLHELRQGGVVASGERDLVEANSISIYRT; encoded by the coding sequence ATGGTCATGCCGCTCTTCGACACCGCTTCCACCATGGACGCCTCCAGGGCTGTCCCCCTCGGTGTGAGCGTTCCGCGCGTGGATTCCGGCGGTACCCGCCACGCGGCCGGGGGACGGGCCAACGTGGCCTGTTACGCCCCGGGTGTGCCCACCCTGGAAATCGTCTACATCGCCCCCGGCGGGGACTGGCGCGTCCAGGCGCTGCCCAACGTCACCCACGGCGTCCATCACGGCATCGTGGAGGACCTGCCCTACGGCTCACGGTACGGTTTCCGCCCGGCGGCCCCGGAGCAAGCCTTCCCCCTTGCCGTGCCCACCAAGGACATTGACGACGACGGCGGCCAGCCGCTGCTGCTCGACCCCTACGGGCGCGCCGTGGACCAGCGCGACGGGTTCCTCACCAGCGTTCGGATGGCCAGCGATTTCGACTGGGGCAGGGATGAACGCCTGCGGCTTCAGTGGCGCAACACCATCATCTACGAGACCCACGTGCGCGGGCAGAGCATGCTCCACCCGGACGTGCCCGAAGAGCTCCGCGGCACCTATGCCGGGATGGCCCACCCCGCCATCGTCGAACACCTCAAGGCCCTGGGTGTCACGTCCGTGCAGCTGTTGCCAGTGCATTTCCACCTCGATGAACCGCACCTGCAGGACCTCGGACTGACCAACTACTGGGGCTACAACACCGCCGCCTTCTTCGCGCCGCACCCTGCTTACGCCACCCGTACGGCCCAGACGGCGGGCCCGGAGGCTGTGCAGGACGAGTTCAAGGGAATGGTCAAGGTCCTGCACGCCGCGGGGTTGGAAGTCATCCTGGACGTCGTCTACAACCACACTGCCGAAGGCGGTCCTCACGGCCATACGGTGAGCTTCCGCGGGCTGGGGGAGGAGACCTACTACCGGACCGATGGACACGGCAAGTACCTGGACACCACCGGGTGCGGAAACAGCCTGAACTTTGGTGAGCCGCGGGTGGTCCAGATGGTCCTGGATTCCCTGCGTTACTGGGTTGACGAGTTCCACATTGACGGGTTCCGCTTTGACCTGGCTGTGACGCTGTGCCGGAACGCGGCCAACGAGTTCGATCCCCGGCATCCGTTCCTGGTGGCCCTCGCGGCGGATCCGGTCCTGTCGGATGTGAAACTGATTGCCGAGCCGTGGGACGTGGGTTACGGCGGCTGGCAGACCGGGCGGTTTCCGGGCGGCTGGGTTGACTGGAACGACCACTTCCGCGACTCCCTCCGCTCATTCTGGCTGGCAGACCGTGCAGCCCTCGAAAGCGGCGGCCAGGGTGGGTCCGTGGCAAAACTCGCCGACTCGCTGTCCGGCTCGGCCGCCCTCTTCCAGGCCTCCGGGCGCTCCCGGCTGGCCTCGCTCAACTACATCACTTCCCATGACGGGTTCACCCTGAACGACCTCGTTTCCTTTGACCGGAAGCACAACGAGGACAACGGTGAGCAGAACCGGGACGGCCACGGTGACAACCGAAGCTACAACCACGGCGTGGAGGGGCCCACCGAAGATGGCGACATCCTGGCCAGCCGTGCACAATCCCGCCGCAACCTGATGGCGTCGCTGATGATTTCGCTGGGCGTCCCCATGATCACCGCCGGTGATGAACTGGCCCGGACCCAGCAGGGGAACAACAACGCCTACTGCCAGGACAATGCCATCACCTGGGTGGACTGGACCCGGACGCCGGAATCCCACGAAATGCTGCGCAGTACCAAGCGGTACATCCGCCTCCGCAAGGAGTTCCTGGCCGCCCAGCCCCATGACTTCCCGGTCCGCGACGAGCAGTCCTACCTCTACTGGTTCGACCAGTGCGGCAAGCCCATGTCCATGGAGCGCTGGAATGATCCCCAGCACCGCGTGATGCAGCTCCTGCTCGGCACCGATGACGGCGCACTGGCAGGGCTGGTAGTGGTGAACGGGAGTACCACGGACGTGCAGGTCACCCTGCCGCGCGTTACCGCCGAAGGTACTGCCCCGCGCATGTTCGAACTGCGGCTGACCACCTCGCCGCTGCACGAACTGCGGCAAGGCGGCGTTGTCGCTTCGGGGGAGAGGGACCTGGTTGAGGCCAACTCCATCAGCATCTACCGCACTTAG
- a CDS encoding thiamine pyrophosphate-requiring protein, which translates to MTERTVADVIVDRLSTWGVNRVFGYSGDGINGFMGALRRAEGRIQFVQARHEETAAFMAVGHAKYTGGVGVVTSTQGPGAVHLLNGLYDAKLDSVPVVAIVGQQSRTVLGSAYMQEIDLGALFKDVASQFVQLVSTPEQVPMVLDRAFRTAKATSSPCVVIVPHDIQSAPAPQLEQEHGIVVTAPTWSAAAKTPREEDLDAAAALLNSAQKVALLVGQGARHAVDDVVAVAEKLGAGIATSLLGKPYVDENLPFAVGTMGHLGTTASAHLLGNCDALLIVGSNDPWTEFYPPPGAARAVQIDIDEKKIGNRYPVEVGLAGDAASALKALGRKLDARPPGQWRADVEQEVARWRELAAERAAVPAKPVNPERVVRELNGRLPGNAQLSIDVGSCVYWYARQLVLPLNVPAHLSGTLASMGCSIPYGIAAKLAHPDRPLVALAGDGAMQMAGLAELVTVAHRWRQWEDPRFVVCVFNNRELTEVTWEQRESEGEPRFADSQELPDFPFAGYAELLGLRGIRVEDPELLGDAWEQAFAADRPVVIEVLTDPEIPLLPPFPAGKEKADSMRKGLAAEDDGGRAAGLLDTYVSHEERPDA; encoded by the coding sequence ATGACTGAACGGACAGTGGCCGATGTAATCGTGGACCGGCTCAGCACGTGGGGCGTGAACCGGGTCTTCGGTTACAGCGGGGACGGAATCAACGGCTTCATGGGGGCGCTCCGCCGGGCTGAAGGGCGCATCCAGTTCGTCCAGGCCCGGCACGAGGAGACAGCAGCGTTCATGGCCGTGGGCCACGCAAAGTACACAGGCGGGGTGGGGGTGGTGACCTCCACCCAGGGCCCCGGCGCCGTCCACCTCCTCAACGGGCTCTACGACGCAAAGCTTGACAGCGTTCCGGTGGTGGCGATCGTCGGGCAGCAAAGCCGGACCGTGCTCGGCTCGGCCTACATGCAGGAAATCGACCTGGGCGCCCTTTTCAAGGATGTTGCTTCCCAGTTCGTGCAGCTCGTAAGCACACCGGAGCAGGTGCCCATGGTCCTGGACCGGGCCTTCCGTACCGCCAAGGCGACATCATCGCCGTGCGTGGTCATTGTCCCGCATGACATCCAGTCCGCGCCCGCTCCTCAGCTGGAGCAGGAACACGGCATCGTGGTTACCGCGCCGACGTGGAGCGCCGCAGCCAAGACTCCCCGCGAGGAAGACCTGGACGCTGCCGCAGCCCTGCTGAATTCCGCGCAAAAGGTTGCCCTGCTGGTGGGCCAGGGAGCCCGTCACGCGGTCGATGACGTGGTGGCCGTGGCCGAAAAGCTTGGCGCCGGGATTGCCACCAGCCTGCTGGGCAAACCCTACGTGGATGAGAACCTGCCCTTCGCCGTGGGAACCATGGGGCATCTGGGCACCACCGCAAGCGCACACCTGCTGGGCAACTGCGATGCCCTGCTGATTGTGGGTTCGAATGATCCGTGGACCGAGTTCTATCCGCCGCCCGGAGCTGCCCGTGCCGTACAAATCGACATTGATGAGAAAAAGATCGGCAACCGCTATCCGGTCGAGGTGGGCCTGGCCGGTGACGCGGCCTCCGCGCTGAAGGCCTTGGGCAGGAAACTGGATGCCCGCCCTCCCGGCCAATGGCGGGCGGACGTGGAACAGGAAGTCGCCCGCTGGCGCGAACTGGCAGCAGAACGTGCGGCTGTACCGGCCAAACCGGTGAATCCTGAGCGGGTGGTCCGGGAGCTCAATGGCCGGCTTCCGGGGAACGCGCAGCTAAGCATCGACGTCGGCAGCTGTGTTTACTGGTATGCCCGGCAGCTGGTGCTGCCCCTGAATGTGCCGGCGCATCTTTCCGGGACCCTCGCCAGCATGGGGTGCTCCATCCCCTACGGGATTGCCGCCAAACTGGCACATCCGGACCGGCCGCTGGTGGCCCTGGCCGGGGATGGGGCCATGCAGATGGCGGGCCTTGCGGAACTGGTGACGGTTGCCCACCGGTGGCGGCAGTGGGAGGACCCCCGGTTTGTGGTGTGCGTCTTCAATAACAGGGAGCTGACGGAGGTCACCTGGGAGCAGCGCGAGTCCGAGGGCGAACCGAGGTTCGCGGACAGCCAGGAACTTCCTGATTTTCCGTTCGCGGGCTATGCGGAACTGCTGGGCCTGAGGGGTATCCGGGTGGAGGACCCGGAGCTTCTGGGTGACGCCTGGGAGCAGGCGTTCGCCGCGGACCGGCCAGTGGTGATCGAGGTCCTGACCGATCCTGAAATCCCCCTCCTGCCGCCGTTCCCGGCCGGCAAGGAAAAGGCTGACAGCATGCGCAAGGGATTGGCTGCAGAGGACGACGGCGGCAGGGCTGCGGGGCTGCTCGACACTTACGTCTCGCACGAGGAGCGTCCGGACGCCTGA
- the cysS gene encoding cysteine--tRNA ligase yields the protein MTLRFYDTASAEVRNFVPLIAGRASLYYCGATVQGMPHVGHIRSAIAFDQLTRWLEYRGHRVTVVRNVTDIDDKILAKSAESFSPDFGGGPGEVAGEEWWALAYRFEQEFLKAYDILGVSRPTYEPRATGHIPEMHALIQQLIDRGHAYPALDESGDVYFDVRSWSKYGALTRQNIDDMQAAPDADPRGKKDPRDFALWKGSKEGEPATASWASPWGAGRPGWHLECSAMVTKYLGTEFDIHGGGLDLRFPHHENEMAQSRAAGHPFANFWMHNGMVTYEGEKMSKSIGNTISPAEMLELAPPRVVRYYLGQAHYRSVLDYRPTSLQEAAAAVERIEGFINRAVRALAGDGTSGFAYGKVPGAFERAMDDDLNVPQALAVLHETVRAGNTALTEGRLEDAREALHQVHDMLRVLGLNDVASGPAGDSREAAALEVLVQAQLAARAEARANKDWAASDAIRDTLKEAGVVVEDGPDGATWSLKRD from the coding sequence GTGACCCTGCGCTTCTATGACACTGCCTCCGCCGAAGTCCGGAACTTCGTCCCCCTCATAGCGGGAAGGGCAAGCCTCTACTATTGCGGGGCCACAGTGCAGGGCATGCCCCATGTGGGCCATATCCGCTCCGCCATCGCCTTTGACCAGCTCACCCGCTGGCTGGAGTACCGCGGCCACCGCGTCACCGTGGTCCGCAACGTCACCGACATTGACGACAAGATCCTGGCTAAGTCGGCGGAGTCCTTCAGTCCGGATTTCGGCGGCGGTCCCGGCGAAGTGGCAGGAGAGGAATGGTGGGCTCTGGCGTACCGCTTCGAGCAGGAGTTCCTGAAGGCCTACGACATCCTGGGTGTTTCCCGCCCCACCTACGAGCCACGCGCCACCGGGCACATCCCGGAAATGCATGCCCTGATCCAGCAGCTGATAGACCGTGGGCATGCCTACCCCGCACTGGATGAATCAGGGGATGTGTATTTCGACGTGCGCTCCTGGAGCAAGTACGGCGCTCTCACCCGGCAGAACATCGATGACATGCAGGCAGCCCCCGACGCCGACCCCCGCGGGAAGAAGGACCCCCGCGACTTCGCGCTGTGGAAGGGCTCCAAGGAGGGCGAACCCGCCACCGCCAGCTGGGCTTCCCCCTGGGGCGCCGGCCGGCCCGGATGGCACCTGGAATGCTCTGCCATGGTCACCAAATATCTGGGTACCGAGTTTGACATCCACGGCGGCGGACTGGACCTGCGGTTCCCGCACCACGAGAACGAAATGGCGCAGTCGCGGGCGGCAGGGCATCCATTTGCCAACTTCTGGATGCACAACGGGATGGTGACCTACGAGGGCGAAAAGATGTCCAAGTCCATCGGCAACACCATCAGCCCGGCCGAGATGCTGGAACTGGCCCCGCCCCGGGTGGTCCGCTACTACCTGGGCCAGGCACACTACCGCTCGGTACTGGACTACCGGCCCACGTCGCTGCAGGAGGCCGCTGCCGCCGTCGAACGCATTGAAGGCTTCATCAACCGCGCCGTCCGTGCCCTTGCCGGTGACGGGACCAGCGGTTTTGCCTACGGGAAGGTGCCCGGTGCATTCGAACGCGCGATGGACGATGACCTGAACGTGCCCCAGGCCCTGGCCGTGCTCCACGAAACTGTCCGGGCCGGCAACACGGCGCTGACGGAGGGGCGGCTGGAGGACGCCCGCGAGGCGCTGCACCAGGTGCACGACATGCTGCGGGTGCTCGGCCTGAACGATGTGGCGTCGGGTCCGGCGGGCGACTCCCGCGAGGCGGCCGCCCTGGAGGTCCTGGTCCAGGCGCAGCTTGCGGCCAGGGCTGAAGCACGTGCCAATAAGGACTGGGCTGCCTCGGACGCAATCCGCGACACCCTCAAGGAAGCCGGCGTGGTGGTCGAGGACGGGCCGGACGGGGCCACCTGGAGCCTGAAACGCGACTGA
- a CDS encoding barstar family protein, which translates to MKIYSGDTWTLDELQEQVADAGRRSLVVPPADSKRAVLETFGEVLSFPEHYGVNLDALNDSLHDFADAITDNGNAPVTVLWQVAAPFRSDRSFGIICEILQDAEKYAGKDLAVTAVLL; encoded by the coding sequence ATGAAGATCTACTCCGGCGATACCTGGACCCTGGACGAGCTGCAGGAACAGGTGGCCGACGCCGGACGGCGAAGCCTGGTTGTCCCCCCTGCGGACAGCAAGAGGGCGGTCCTGGAAACCTTTGGCGAGGTCCTCAGCTTCCCCGAACACTACGGTGTGAACCTCGACGCCCTGAATGATTCACTTCACGACTTTGCGGACGCCATCACGGACAACGGCAATGCCCCGGTTACCGTCCTGTGGCAGGTGGCTGCCCCGTTCCGGAGCGACAGGTCATTCGGCATTATCTGCGAAATCCTCCAGGACGCGGAGAAGTACGCAGGCAAGGACCTTGCCGTCACTGCCGTGCTGCTCTGA
- a CDS encoding ribonuclease domain-containing protein: MRNRSILPLLLSALIMLALVVFGGSGLLGQLTETTTPEATSGATAAPGAATPSGPAATAPAPAAENPSGLPSIPESELPPEGRRTLALIRAGGPYRYSQDDQTFGNFERILPRQDRGYYREYTVPTPGESDRGARRIVAGDGGDKYYTDDHYGSFKFIAEGS, encoded by the coding sequence ATGCGCAACCGCTCCATCCTGCCCTTGCTGCTGAGCGCGCTCATTATGCTGGCGCTGGTTGTTTTCGGCGGCTCCGGCCTGTTGGGCCAGCTGACGGAAACCACGACGCCGGAGGCCACTTCCGGCGCAACGGCAGCACCGGGGGCCGCCACGCCGTCCGGGCCAGCGGCTACAGCCCCGGCACCTGCAGCCGAAAACCCTTCAGGGCTCCCATCGATCCCGGAATCGGAACTGCCGCCCGAAGGGCGCAGGACGCTGGCTCTCATCCGGGCCGGCGGCCCGTACCGGTACAGCCAGGACGACCAGACCTTCGGCAACTTTGAGCGCATCCTGCCCAGGCAGGACAGGGGCTACTACCGCGAGTACACGGTGCCCACTCCCGGGGAATCGGACCGGGGAGCACGCAGGATTGTTGCCGGTGACGGCGGCGACAAGTACTACACCGATGACCACTACGGGTCGTTCAAGTTCATAGCGGAAGGCAGCTGA